One part of the [Synechococcus] sp. NIES-970 genome encodes these proteins:
- the putA gene encoding delta-1-pyrroline-5-carboxylate dehydrogenase, whose protein sequence is MDAQRSYESKTQAIARELISATREKRSFLAKLQDQMRLDDKLLGWTMGNPHLRVQLFRFIDALPALPDNTAIAQHLQQYLGESSVELPTTLKNILNFTESNSPPAQLAAATISKAVETLAFKYISGENTKQVLKTIEKLRKEKMGFTIDLLGEAVITESEAAQYQQTYLDLMTDLAVEAKHWSMVPQIDQADGEDLPKVQVSVKLTAFYSQFDPLDPVGSKEAVADRVRLLLRQAKELGVAVHFDMEHYSYKTLTLAILKEVLLEEEFKTRSDIGMTLQGYLRDSYADLENLIEWAKKRGTPVTVRLVKGAYWDQETITALQNHWEQPVFNEKGATDINYERMVQLLLENHEYLYAAIASHNVRTQALACAIATELKIPRRRFECQVLYGMGDQLAKALVQQGHRVRVYCPYGKILPGMAYLIRRLLENTANSSFLRQNLEERPIEELIAPPQGNLDATIHDIAVSPITFKAAPNTDYADPDLRDKGKYALMRVKEELGKTYLPLINGEYVQPENFIESVNPSRSTELIGKVGLISEAQGMEAIAAAKAAFPAWKKTPVSERANMLRKAGDLMEARRHELNAWICLETGKVLREADPEVSEAIDFCRYYADEMERLHNGYTVKADDLSQVRGFKKYDVAGETNRYFYQPRGITLVISPWNFPFAIATGMTVAALVTGNCTLLKPAETSSVIGAKIAEILVEAGIPKGVFQFVPGRGSTVGAAMVKHPDVHLIAFTGSREVGCNIYANAAIVQPGQKHLKRVIAEMGGKNAIIVDASADLDQAVAGVLHSAFGYSGQKCSACSRVIVMDSVHDTFVDRLVEAVKSIKVGETDHPSVKMGPVIDGSAQAKIKDYILKAKEQSKVAFETAVPDNGFYVSPTIFTEVKADHIIAQEEIFGPVLAVIKVKTFEEALAVANGTDYALTGGIYSRTPKHIDMATEDFEVGNLYINRGITGAIVSRQPFGGFKMSGVGSKAGGPDYLLQFLEPRHVTENVQRQGFAPIEGVD, encoded by the coding sequence GATCGCCAGGGAGTTAATCTCAGCAACACGGGAAAAACGATCATTTTTGGCGAAATTACAGGATCAAATGCGCCTAGATGATAAATTGCTCGGTTGGACGATGGGTAATCCCCATTTACGGGTGCAGCTGTTCCGGTTCATTGATGCGTTGCCTGCGCTGCCCGATAATACGGCGATCGCCCAACATCTCCAACAGTATCTAGGCGAATCCTCCGTTGAACTGCCCACTACACTCAAAAATATTCTCAATTTTACGGAGTCCAATTCACCGCCAGCCCAGCTTGCTGCAGCAACCATTAGTAAAGCGGTGGAAACTCTAGCATTTAAATATATCTCTGGCGAAAATACCAAACAAGTACTCAAAACCATCGAAAAACTCCGTAAAGAGAAGATGGGTTTTACGATTGATCTGCTCGGTGAAGCGGTGATCACAGAATCCGAAGCGGCGCAATATCAGCAGACCTACCTTGATCTAATGACAGATTTAGCGGTAGAGGCAAAACATTGGTCAATGGTGCCCCAGATTGATCAGGCGGATGGCGAGGATCTGCCCAAGGTGCAAGTTTCGGTGAAGTTGACGGCGTTTTATTCCCAGTTTGACCCCCTCGATCCGGTGGGTAGTAAAGAAGCAGTAGCAGATCGGGTGCGCTTGTTGTTGCGGCAGGCGAAGGAATTGGGCGTCGCGGTGCATTTTGACATGGAGCATTACAGCTACAAAACCCTGACGCTGGCGATTTTGAAAGAGGTGCTGCTGGAGGAAGAATTTAAGACGCGCAGTGATATCGGCATGACGTTGCAGGGCTATCTGCGGGATTCCTACGCTGATCTGGAAAATTTGATTGAATGGGCGAAAAAACGGGGTACGCCTGTCACGGTGCGTCTGGTGAAGGGGGCGTACTGGGATCAAGAAACCATTACTGCTTTGCAGAATCACTGGGAACAGCCCGTATTTAATGAAAAAGGCGCAACAGATATCAATTATGAGCGGATGGTGCAGTTGCTCTTGGAAAATCACGAGTATTTGTATGCTGCGATCGCCAGTCATAATGTGCGGACTCAGGCTCTAGCCTGTGCGATCGCCACCGAGTTGAAAATTCCCCGTCGTCGCTTTGAATGTCAGGTGTTGTACGGCATGGGCGACCAATTGGCGAAGGCGCTGGTGCAACAGGGGCATCGCGTGCGGGTCTATTGTCCCTACGGTAAAATTCTGCCGGGGATGGCGTATCTGATTCGGCGTTTGCTGGAAAATACGGCAAATAGCTCTTTTTTACGGCAAAATCTGGAAGAAAGACCAATTGAAGAATTGATTGCACCACCCCAAGGTAATTTAGACGCAACTATTCATGATATCGCCGTCAGTCCGATCACTTTTAAAGCTGCGCCAAACACTGATTATGCCGACCCCGACCTGCGCGACAAGGGTAAATATGCGTTGATGCGCGTTAAGGAAGAATTGGGCAAAACCTATCTGCCGCTGATTAATGGCGAATATGTGCAACCGGAGAATTTTATTGAGTCGGTGAATCCGTCCCGCTCGACTGAATTAATCGGTAAGGTCGGGCTGATTTCCGAAGCGCAAGGCATGGAGGCGATCGCCGCCGCTAAGGCTGCCTTTCCCGCATGGAAGAAAACGCCTGTGTCGGAACGCGCCAATATGCTCCGTAAAGCTGGCGATTTGATGGAAGCCCGTCGCCATGAGTTGAATGCGTGGATTTGTCTGGAAACGGGCAAAGTTTTGCGGGAGGCGGATCCTGAAGTGTCCGAGGCGATCGATTTTTGTCGTTATTATGCCGACGAAATGGAGCGTTTGCACAATGGCTACACCGTGAAAGCCGATGATTTGTCGCAGGTGCGCGGCTTTAAAAAGTACGATGTTGCAGGCGAAACAAACCGTTATTTCTACCAACCGCGAGGCATTACGCTGGTGATTTCTCCGTGGAATTTCCCCTTTGCGATCGCCACTGGGATGACTGTCGCGGCACTGGTCACGGGTAACTGTACGCTGCTCAAGCCCGCCGAAACTTCGAGTGTGATCGGGGCAAAAATCGCCGAAATCCTTGTGGAAGCGGGTATTCCCAAGGGCGTGTTTCAGTTTGTGCCGGGGCGTGGCTCCACCGTGGGCGCGGCGATGGTCAAACATCCCGATGTCCACCTAATTGCCTTCACCGGTTCCCGCGAGGTGGGCTGTAATATCTACGCCAATGCGGCGATCGTGCAACCGGGTCAAAAACATTTGAAGCGCGTCATTGCCGAAATGGGCGGCAAAAATGCCATCATCGTCGATGCCAGTGCCGACCTCGATCAAGCTGTTGCAGGTGTACTACATTCAGCCTTTGGTTATAGCGGTCAAAAATGTTCTGCCTGTTCACGGGTCATTGTGATGGACAGCGTTCACGATACTTTTGTGGATCGTTTGGTGGAGGCGGTGAAATCGATTAAAGTCGGTGAAACTGATCATCCCAGCGTCAAAATGGGACCAGTGATTGATGGCTCTGCCCAAGCGAAAATCAAGGATTATATTCTCAAGGCAAAGGAACAATCAAAAGTTGCCTTTGAAACAGCAGTTCCAGATAACGGTTTCTATGTTTCTCCCACTATTTTCACCGAAGTAAAAGCGGATCATATTATTGCCCAAGAGGAAATTTTTGGTCCTGTTTTAGCAGTGATTAAAGTGAAAACTTTTGAGGAAGCATTAGCGGTTGCGAATGGCACAGATTATGCTTTAACGGGTGGCATTTATTCACGAACTCCCAAACATATTGACATGGCAACGGAGGATTTTGAAGTCGGTAATCTCTACATTAATCGTGGGATTACGGGGGCGATCGTTTCGCGTCAACCGTTTGGTGGCTTCAAGATGTCGGGTGTTGGCTCCAAGGCTGGGGGACCTGATTATTTATTACAATTCCTCGAACCACGTCATGTAACAGAAAATGTTCAAAGACAAGGTTTTGCTCCCATTGAAGGGGTTGATTAA